The following is a genomic window from Pseudomonas parafulva.
CGCGAACCGCCCCCGGTGGCGAAGAACACCAGATCGCCCGACTGCAGCGCGTTGATGTTCACCGTCGGCGCGCGCATCACGATCATCTCGCGGGTCGAACGCGGCAGGCTGATGTTTGCCGCATCGCGATACACATAGCCGATCAGACCACTGCAATCGAAGCCCGAGTCCGGGGTATTGCCGCCCCAGCGGTAGGGGGTGCCCACCAGGCCGATGGCACGGATCAGCACATCGTCGGCCACAGGCGAAGAGGACGGTTGATCGACGAAGACCACCGGCGGCTTGACGGCGGGTGGCGGAGTGGGAGCACGGCTGGAACAGGCGGCGAGCAGGGCCACCATCGAGAGGAATGCGAAGCGCGTCATGATCGCCATGGGTCAGAACCTGTCTGAAACCGATCGGCCGCAGCCGATGAAAGAGTTGAGAATTTAGATTAGACGCTATTCGTAAATGCGCACGGCGACTCGCTTTTCAGCCAGTCGCCGTGTTGAGAGTACAGCAAAGTGCTATTAGTTTCGTGACAACGTTGTGGTCGGTGCCATGGCCAAGGCGCGCTTGGCTTCGAGGAAGGTCTTGCTCCAGTAGCGATCACCGAGGCTGTCGATGCGCACGCCACCGCTGCGGCGGCTGCTGGAGTGGATGAACTGGTTGTCGCCCAGGTAGATGCCGGCGTGACTGACACGGCCACGGCCATTGGTGCTGAAGAACAGCAGGTCGCCTGGCTTGAGCTTGTTGCGCGCCACTTTGGGGGCGTCAACGTTGATCATCTCGCGGGTGGAACGTGGCAGGTTCATGCCCGCCTCTTCGCGGAACAGGTAGCCGATGAAGCCGCTGCAGTCGAAACCGGACTGCTCCGAGGTCCCACCGAAGCGATAGCGGGTGCCGATCAGCGCCATGCCACGCTCGAGAATGCTGTCAGCCAGCACCGGGAGCTCGTAGGGTTTGCTATTGCGGGAAAAGGCCTGGAGGTCTTCTTCGGTGGCCAGGTCTTCCTCGTCGAACACCGACGAGTGCGAAGCCTTGGCTTTGGCCGCGCTCTGCGCGGTCACCGAGGGGCGATCCTGGGGCTGGGAAACTGGGCCTTGGGCCGCGCAGCCAAAAAGCAGGGTCACGAGTGCGAGGGGCACGAGGGGTGCGAAGCGCTTCAGCATGGGCACGACCGTGTCTGGGATCCGTTGGAAGGGGGAAACTATGCCTTCTATCGGAATCATTTGCAAATTTTATCGAAGAAAATGTGACTTCTGTGTTCTAAGGCGTCGGCGACCTCCAGAACTACCAGCCAAGCGTCTCTTTAAGGAAGGGGATGGTCAGCTTGCGCTGGGCCTGCAAAGAGGCCTGATCGAGACGTTCGAGCAGATCGAACAACGCACTCATGCTGCGCGTGCCACGGGTCAGAATGAAGTGTCCGACTTCGTCGGTCAGGTGCAGACCGCGGCGCGAGGCACGCAATTGCAAAGCGCGCAGCTTGTCTTCGTCGGACAAGGCGCGCATCTGGAACACCAGCGCCAAGGTGAGTCTCGATTTGAGATCGGGCAGTTTGATCGGCAGCTCGCGCGGCGAACTGGAGGCCGCCAGCAACAGGCGCCTGCCGCTGTCGCGCAGGCGATTGAACAGGTGGAACATCGCCTCTTCCCAATCGGCCTTGCCGGCGATCACATGCAGGTCGTCGATGCACACCAGCTCGTACTGTTCCAGGTGATCGAGCAACTCCACACCACGCTCGAGCAATTGCGCCAGCGGCAGGTACACCGCCGGCTCGCCGAGTTGCTGGAAGCGGTGAGTGGCAGCCTGCAAAAGGTGCGTGCGCCCTGCCCCCTGCTTGCCCCACAAATAGATGAGACTCTCGGTCCAGCCAGCGTCCGCTTCGCACAGCCGCTCGACATAGCCCAATGCTGCGGCATTGGCGCCCGGATAGTAGTTGATGAAGGTGGCGTCATCGCGCAGGCGCACACCCAGGGGCAACTGGATCGGTTTCATGCTGGCTGGCGGTCGCGAGGACCAAAGGGGACCTTTGGTGAAAGTGTGCAAAGTCTATACCTGGCGGACGGGCGGCACAATCGGGCAACCCAATACCCCAAGCT
Proteins encoded in this region:
- a CDS encoding C40 family peptidase; this translates as MAIMTRFAFLSMVALLAACSSRAPTPPPAVKPPVVFVDQPSSSPVADDVLIRAIGLVGTPYRWGGNTPDSGFDCSGLIGYVYRDAANISLPRSTREMIVMRAPTVNINALQSGDLVFFATGGGSRVSHAGIYVGEGRFVHAPSSGGTVRLDYLSNSYWSRAYLQAKRVLNPSGHLAQNP
- the hda gene encoding DnaA regulatory inactivator Hda, translating into MKPIQLPLGVRLRDDATFINYYPGANAAALGYVERLCEADAGWTESLIYLWGKQGAGRTHLLQAATHRFQQLGEPAVYLPLAQLLERGVELLDHLEQYELVCIDDLHVIAGKADWEEAMFHLFNRLRDSGRRLLLAASSSPRELPIKLPDLKSRLTLALVFQMRALSDEDKLRALQLRASRRGLHLTDEVGHFILTRGTRSMSALFDLLERLDQASLQAQRKLTIPFLKETLGW
- a CDS encoding C40 family peptidase; amino-acid sequence: MLKRFAPLVPLALVTLLFGCAAQGPVSQPQDRPSVTAQSAAKAKASHSSVFDEEDLATEEDLQAFSRNSKPYELPVLADSILERGMALIGTRYRFGGTSEQSGFDCSGFIGYLFREEAGMNLPRSTREMINVDAPKVARNKLKPGDLLFFSTNGRGRVSHAGIYLGDNQFIHSSSRRSGGVRIDSLGDRYWSKTFLEAKRALAMAPTTTLSRN